The following are encoded together in the bacterium genome:
- a CDS encoding NUDIX domain-containing protein, translating into MSGKSAANSAADTSWESDGPRTHRVAVGAYIFREGRVLLVKRMNPPYTFAPPGGRLNVGEDPETGLRREVREETGLEIELLGLAHYWYGSMDGAKPELLCMNFLAESAEEDVRLSDEHSASVWASRADIESGTIQTLDEKGYGYRPEDILLAFDLYLQRQGVAR; encoded by the coding sequence TTGTCGGGAAAATCCGCGGCAAATAGCGCCGCCGACACATCGTGGGAGTCCGACGGGCCGCGCACGCATCGCGTGGCCGTGGGAGCCTACATTTTTCGCGAGGGGCGGGTACTGCTGGTGAAGCGGATGAACCCGCCCTACACCTTCGCGCCGCCGGGAGGACGGCTCAATGTGGGCGAAGATCCCGAAACGGGTCTACGTCGTGAAGTTCGCGAAGAGACCGGTTTGGAAATTGAACTGCTCGGTCTTGCGCACTATTGGTACGGCAGTATGGACGGCGCGAAGCCCGAGCTTCTCTGCATGAATTTCCTGGCCGAAAGTGCGGAGGAAGACGTGCGACTCAGCGACGAACACAGCGCCAGCGTGTGGGCGAGCCGCGCCGACATTGAAAGCGGCACCATCCAGACGTTGGACGAGAAAGGCTACGGCTATCGGCCGGAAGACATTCTTCTGGCGTTCGATCTCTACCTACAAAGGCAGGGAGTGGCCCGCTGA
- a CDS encoding ATP-binding cassette domain-containing protein produces the protein LPHRRRSSMGVVPQEIALYDMLTATANLHVFGAVQGLTGVQLRERIGFVLDAVGLTERAHSRVKTFSGGMKRRLNLAVGLLSDPEVLLLDEPTVGVDPQSRASIFALLRSLNESGKTILYTTHYMEEAERLCGRIGILDHGQLLAEGTLTELVEKVELPRTIRVSGTAFMESPPKLKSAAHRATHDAVEYIPRDPSQLGAVVRELEESRTVYDRLEVIGPNLETLFLQLTGRELRN, from the coding sequence CTGCCGCATCGTCGCCGATCTTCGATGGGCGTCGTTCCGCAGGAAATCGCGCTCTATGACATGCTGACCGCCACGGCGAATCTGCACGTTTTCGGGGCGGTGCAGGGACTCACGGGAGTGCAACTGCGCGAACGAATCGGCTTCGTGCTCGATGCGGTTGGTTTAACCGAGCGCGCTCATTCGCGGGTCAAGACCTTTTCCGGGGGAATGAAACGGCGGCTCAATCTGGCGGTGGGACTCTTGAGCGATCCGGAAGTATTGCTACTCGATGAACCGACGGTGGGCGTGGATCCGCAGTCGCGGGCCAGCATCTTTGCGCTCTTGCGTTCGTTGAATGAATCCGGCAAGACGATTCTTTACACCACGCACTACATGGAAGAGGCCGAGCGGCTGTGCGGGAGAATCGGGATTCTCGATCACGGCCAGCTGCTCGCGGAAGGGACTCTTACCGAGCTTGTAGAGAAAGTGGAACTTCCACGTACGATCCGCGTGAGTGGCACGGCTTTCATGGAAAGCCCGCCAAAGCTGAAATCGGCGGCACATCGGGCGACGCACGACGCCGTCGAATATATTCCCCGTGATCCTTCGCAACTGGGAGCGGTGGTTCGCGAGCTCGAAGAATCGCGAACCGTCTATGACCGTCTGGAAGTGATCGGGCCGAATCTGGAAACGCTCTTTCTTCAACTCACCGGCCGGGAGCTCCGCAACTGA
- a CDS encoding isocitrate/isopropylmalate dehydrogenase family protein: MAKHTIAWLPGDGVGTEVMEAARHCLEALEFKAEYIHGDIGWEFWIKEGNPLPDRTLEILKKTECALFGAITSKPRDEAAEELDPSLQGKGLDYFSPIVRLRQELNLHTNIRPCKAYPGNPLNFKDGIDIVVFRENTEGMYGGVEFHPLPQNVYDTLCAAHKKMKKFGQFGMDNLAVTLRIMSRQACRSIIKQGFSYAKRHGRRSVTVCDKPNVLRETGGLMIRTAREVVKEYPSIPLYETNIDAQCMWLVKNPHDYDIIVAENMFGDILSDLCAQLVGGLGFASAGNIGDSYAVFEPTHGSAPKYTGQYKVNPIACILAAKLMLDWLGESDMAVRLENAVAAVIAEGKVRTYDMGGKSTSKEMAQAIVGKIRGK; this comes from the coding sequence ATGGCAAAACACACTATCGCCTGGCTTCCCGGTGACGGCGTCGGCACCGAAGTCATGGAAGCCGCCCGACACTGCCTCGAAGCTCTCGAATTCAAGGCCGAGTACATTCACGGCGACATCGGTTGGGAATTCTGGATCAAGGAAGGCAATCCGCTTCCCGACCGTACGCTCGAAATCCTGAAGAAGACCGAATGCGCGCTGTTCGGCGCGATCACCTCCAAGCCGCGCGACGAAGCGGCCGAGGAACTCGATCCTTCGCTGCAGGGCAAGGGACTGGACTATTTCTCCCCCATCGTTCGCCTGCGGCAGGAGCTCAATCTGCACACCAACATCCGCCCCTGCAAAGCCTATCCCGGCAATCCGCTGAATTTCAAAGACGGGATTGACATCGTGGTGTTTCGCGAGAACACCGAGGGAATGTACGGCGGAGTGGAGTTCCATCCGCTGCCGCAAAACGTGTATGACACACTCTGTGCCGCGCACAAGAAGATGAAGAAGTTCGGTCAGTTCGGAATGGACAATCTGGCCGTCACGTTGCGCATCATGTCGCGGCAAGCCTGTCGCAGCATTATCAAACAGGGTTTCTCGTATGCCAAGCGGCACGGAAGACGTTCGGTCACGGTCTGCGACAAGCCCAACGTCCTCCGCGAAACCGGCGGCCTGATGATTCGCACCGCGCGCGAAGTGGTGAAAGAGTATCCCTCAATCCCGCTCTATGAGACCAACATTGACGCGCAGTGTATGTGGCTGGTGAAGAATCCGCACGACTACGATATCATCGTCGCCGAGAACATGTTCGGCGATATTCTCTCCGACCTATGCGCGCAACTGGTGGGCGGACTGGGATTTGCCTCGGCGGGCAACATCGGCGACAGCTACGCGGTGTTCGAGCCGACGCACGGCAGCGCTCCCAAGTACACCGGCCAATATAAAGTCAATCCGATCGCCTGCATTCTGGCCGCCAAACTGATGCTGGATTGGCTGGGCGAGAGCGATATGGCGGTGCGACTCGAAAACGCTGTTGCCGCCGTGATCGCCGAAGGCAAAGTGCGCACCTACGACATGGGCGGTAAGTCCACCAGCAAGGAAATGGCGCAGGCCATTGTCGGGAAAATCCGCGGCAAATAG
- a CDS encoding ABC transporter permease, producing the protein MRRVLHLVAKDFRIFLTDPVAVALGFVVPIVMITIFGLVFGRERGGMSELVVLAVNQDRGPAGARLLRALDETDEIRIIETVRGDTTALDSAKARERVERGRSSVAVIVPRDFSDGLREGEVRLTLFYDPQNPIAAGVTQGLLQKQVFTSFPGMMPTGLSRQSFGADSLTKLGFDRDLVAAIERNFGVKLPDSVPFYKTMPKEWLLGTDPDTAAVSSADSAQSGFSRIFDDMMKIESEAVVGKNIVNPGIAQSVAGPAVMFLLFAVGAIAASLLREMHYGTAARLLVSGVRAGELLVSKGFYALLLGCGQLVVMMIYGWLVFRLDIFGNFGPLILMIICTSAAMSAVGLFIAAISRTEEQAYGFQVIVILGMSAIGGAMFPSFMIPAAVRTIAQATPVHWAMQGFLDVFWRLQPVSGIALECGILLGMTATLTIIAVSLFYKRLAIELG; encoded by the coding sequence ATGCGACGCGTTCTCCATCTCGTCGCCAAGGATTTCCGGATATTTCTGACCGATCCGGTCGCCGTCGCGCTTGGCTTCGTCGTACCGATTGTGATGATTACGATCTTCGGACTCGTCTTCGGGCGGGAACGAGGCGGAATGTCGGAGCTTGTCGTCTTAGCCGTCAATCAGGATCGGGGTCCGGCGGGCGCGAGGCTGCTGCGCGCGCTCGATGAAACGGATGAAATCCGCATTATCGAGACAGTGCGCGGCGACACGACGGCTCTCGACAGTGCGAAAGCGCGCGAGCGAGTCGAGCGGGGACGAAGCTCGGTCGCCGTTATCGTGCCGCGTGATTTCTCGGACGGTTTGCGCGAGGGCGAAGTCCGACTCACACTGTTCTATGATCCGCAGAATCCAATCGCGGCGGGCGTGACACAGGGACTCCTGCAGAAGCAGGTGTTCACGAGCTTTCCCGGAATGATGCCAACCGGGCTGTCGCGGCAGTCGTTCGGCGCGGATTCGCTGACGAAGCTCGGCTTTGACCGCGATCTGGTCGCAGCGATTGAGCGAAATTTCGGCGTGAAACTGCCCGACTCGGTGCCGTTCTACAAGACGATGCCCAAGGAGTGGCTGCTGGGAACGGACCCGGATACGGCCGCCGTGTCGAGTGCGGATTCGGCGCAATCCGGTTTCTCTCGCATCTTCGATGACATGATGAAGATCGAGAGCGAAGCCGTGGTCGGGAAGAATATCGTCAATCCGGGAATCGCGCAGAGCGTAGCCGGACCGGCGGTGATGTTTCTGCTCTTTGCCGTCGGGGCGATTGCGGCATCGCTGCTTCGCGAGATGCACTACGGCACGGCGGCGAGGCTGCTGGTCAGCGGCGTGCGCGCCGGAGAATTGCTTGTATCGAAGGGTTTCTACGCGCTGCTTCTCGGATGCGGGCAGCTCGTGGTGATGATGATCTACGGCTGGCTCGTTTTCCGCCTGGATATCTTCGGGAATTTCGGACCGCTGATTCTCATGATCATCTGCACGTCGGCGGCAATGAGTGCGGTGGGACTCTTCATCGCCGCCATCAGCCGCACTGAAGAGCAAGCCTACGGTTTTCAGGTGATCGTGATTCTCGGCATGTCGGCCATCGGCGGGGCGATGTTTCCGAGCTTCATGATTCCGGCCGCCGTCCGCACCATTGCCCAAGCCACTCCCGTTCACTGGGCGATGCAGGGCTTCCTCGACGTGTTCTGGCGCTTGCAGCCGGTGAGCGGAATCGCTCTTGAATGTGGAATCCTGCTCGGCATGACGGCGACGCTCACGATTATCGCAGTTTCTCTTTTCTACAAGCGACTGGCTATAGAGCTGGGTTAG